Below is a genomic region from Asterias amurensis chromosome 4, ASM3211899v1.
ATACTAAACACACTTTGTTGGTGGGAGAATTAGGTTGgtatttataatatttaaaaaaatagtgcTCAGCTTTTCTGTTGAGTCAGTGTTATGCAAATATTGGCTTTGTTTTCATATGTTAATCAACATTTTATGTTACATTTTATGTTAATCAACTGTACTTGATAgatgtactgagtatacaatgctaacacacatgggtGTAAAACCAAAAAGAATAACATTACTTGACTTGTTTTATGGTTTTCGTTCTCGCAGCCACACAATTTGCGAAGGAAATGGGATTTAAAGAAGAAACTTTATCTACCAACACTTCAATGTAAGTAACAAAATCTCTTTAAATGAATGTTGACCAGTTTCTAATGAAACTTCAAATTTGTTACGAGCATCAACCCTGAAACAGAGATGTGTATTTAAGAGTgacatgatgatgatgtcataaATATCAAATCGCAGTAAACTTTGCACCTTTGCTGGTTGTGTTGTGTTTTCTCCAAACTCAAGTAGCAACTGTAACCGGATGccgtgggcccaatttcatggctctgcttaccgccaaattctgctcttacgatcacgattccctgcttacgtgcaagcgccgaattctgcgctagccttgtaagcgtagaaggcctagtaacgtggagtacgcatgcgcagaagccaaaattcgccgctaacttgtgaaatacgcttgccctGCTTCTGTAAcactgattctgtgcttacggtaagcagagtcatgaagttgggccctggagtGTTGTTAACTCAAGTCGCTGACTTAGACTCGCGACTTGACTTGCACAAAAATCACTTGAACACAGCAGCAAGAGTTTTCAACTAAAATTTTGTAGCACTAAATATAAACATTTGAAGGCATGACATTGTACAGTACTTACTGATCTTTGATCAAAATTGCtcaataataaattattatccTAAAGATAAGTAAATATTACAGAACTGATATTATGATTTACTCTGTGTGTTATGTGATACAAGATCTTGAGGTATTCCAAATAAGGCAGGAAAAACGAGAATATATAAAATTGTTATGAATATTTGATTGAAACAATAACTTTCATATCCTTTTGTGCAGTGAAGATTGGAAACAATGGAAGGCAAAAGAATGTCAACCAAACTTCAGACAGGTAATAATTTGACATATTAAGTTTTTCATATTGAGATTGTTTGTATTATCTGTTACAGCAAACAGCAGTCCCCACTCATGTTATCCAGGAATTTAAACTATCAGGAAAAGTCATgactattttgttattttaaccaCTTGGTAGCAGAGCAGATGCCTTGTTGAGATGCTAGTTCTCGAGGAAACAAAATCAGGATCGGACTATGTACATAGTGACATTCAAACTTGGGACTTTCATGTATAACAAAAGAGACAAGAACTTCTTGGTTGCTATCTCTAAGGAAAACGATGTGTCCATGTGTTTAAGGACAAAGGGTTGCACAaacttaaagccactggacacctttggtaattgtcaaagaccagtattctcatttgatgTTTCCTAacacatgcttaaaataacaagtctgtgaaaattttgactcaattggtcatcaaagttgcaacaaaatgttatgaaagaaaaaacaccctagttgcacaaatttgtgcgctttcagatgcctaattaaaggcttcatgcatgaagtcttttaatatttgagtgagaaattacctctttctcaaaaactatgttactccagagggagctgtttctcacaatgttttatactatcgacagttctccattgctcattaccaagtaagtttttatgctaacaaatattttaattttaaaagttaaatgTTCCTTattgatttaaagccattggaccctttcggtacagaaaaaaaaatatttcacagatttacaaataatttacagggtttacagaaggtaatggtgaaagccttctcttgaaatattattccatgaaatgctttactttttgagaaaacggtaaaacaacataaattctcgttagcgagaattacggatttattttaaacacatgtcatgacacggcgaaacgcgcggaaacaagagtgggttttcccgttttttttctcctgactccgatgaccgattgagcctaaatttccacaggtttgttgttttatatataagttgtgatacacgaagtgtgtgacttggacaatactgtttaccgaaagtgtataatggctttaaagatacTGTTACAGTTGGGTTTCTGTCATTGATGCCTTATACATTGTTGTATCTTGTACATTGTTGTATCTTGTACATTGTTGTATCTTTAATACAGTTTAAGATACATGTATTAAAGTGACATACccattgaatgtttttatttgtgtagAATGTTGTTCCAGATTCGGATTCATCATGTGGCCCCTACGTACCAGCCACCGGTAAATCACTCAAACAACAGCCGAGATATAACATGGAAGTCAATCAAGGTAACCATGATACTATTGGAATGATTGTAATAGACAAAGCTGGGAATGTGGCTGGTGGAACGACAACAAATGGAGCTAATCATAAAGTACCGGGGTAAGGATGACTTCTATCATGCATAATAATCTGATTACTCCCGCCCTCCCAAgcaaacaaagatattaataGTAACATACACTTTATAAGTCGCACAGTATCTAGaacaaaaccattcaaaggcaccGGTTGATAGCAAGCTGACAAATTgaacacccccacccccaaccagaggtattgacaaaatagggagactgccaaaaTTATGAGTTTtagaacaataataattaatggttttatataatagatgttaaatttgcatatatataatatatgttaaatttcccctgatttgaactgcctctagctacagggcaatcttggtagtccagttggtaagacactgctctagaattgcaagtgtcgtgggtttgaatcccacccgagtaacatgcctgtgatattttttcacaggactcgggaaagtactgagtatacagtgctataaacacacatcgttgtatgggtaaaaaccaaaattaatacatgcagtttttatatagcgcaaattgCAATGaagtctcaaagcgcttttgGAAAGTGAAAGAGTGAAAAccaattgaataaaaaaaatacacaaaatacagAAGTGCAAAATGCATACAATGAAAAATACAAGTTATTTAACAGCTCTCAATTACTTGtgagtaagtttgtatgctaaccattattttttttaaaccaacatgaccaaaagtgtacagtgcctttttgCTTTGTGTTATTTCTACAGTCGTGTTGGTGATTCCCCAATAACTGGTTCTGGTTGTTACGTTGATAATGACGTAGGAGGGGCAGCTGCTACGGGAGATGGGGATGTTATGATGAGATTTCTTCCAAGgtattcaacatttttattgcaacaatattctgctaaatataatatcaaagtcttatatagcgcacgtatctaccgaacaaggtactcaaggcgctgagtatatacaaactttcagaaattaggttattgaagtgatgaattctgagacccaattatgtagcaccttgtaagggtttacaaggtgctacggtgcatacagcagccacagccaggaatacgggggtgaaccccttctcttttcgataagtgcactgggttcttttacatgcgttacacagcacatgtgaccaacggctttacgttcgATCCGACGAATTCCGATCCGAATGGAAACAAAATTCACTATTTTCAATTTGGTGATATTTGGTGATATTTAAGTTTTCAGTTCTGGAGAgcactgtcctgctttttaactactaccttggcagaaggtagaaaatcaaccgggactactactttagcttacagAGGATCTTATTAACTTCATTACCGCGGAGTTCTTATTTGGTCtaaacatttcgactagctggctcttgtcatcgtcaggagactgtttaAGTAATGACATTTAAATACTTTGGATACACAAAGTACATTATTAgagttgttaaatttgcatcggggataaagaacattaattttggtttttaccacccatacaccaatgtgtttactcagtactttcccgagtcctgtgagaAAATATCTCAGGCATATTAcgcgggtgggattcgaacccattaccccttgcaattctagagcagtgtcttaccgactagactaccgagattgcccggtagcttgaggcatacatgtatgcagattaacatctcttatatcgttgtggTACCTGAAACTGTcgaaacataggatttgaactgcctctagctaccgggcaatctcggtggtctagttggtaagacactgctctagaattgcaagtgttgatggttcgaatcccaccagagtaacatgactgtgatattttttcacaggactcaggaaagtactgagtatacagtgctaacacacatcggtgtatgggttaaaactaGCCCAAGTTGGGCTCCTCCGTTAACTCAGTGGCACTGattgacgtcctaccagggctggggtaaaaaccaaaattaagatGATTTATATTTGCTTTTCAGTTtgcgagctgttgataacatGAATCGTGGTATGAGTCCAAGCAGTGCATGTGAACAAGCATTGGCACCAATTATCAAGTTCTACCCAGACTTCAGTGGGGCAGTCGTTGCAGCAAATAAGAAGGGAGTATATGGTGAGTGTCAACATCGTCGTCTTCAAACCTTTGTGCATCTAAACCAGTTGTGGGATTTATTAAAGAAATAGCCAGATAAATTACCAAAAGAAAATTTAACAAGCCAATCATTTTTGGATTTGCAaacaattcaaaagtttccagttGTCGTCACTGTAATTTCTTAGCGACTTTTCATTCAACTGACAAAAATATTTTCCAAATCTCAATTCACTTAAAAACGTGGGGAGGCAGTATGGACTAAAATCAATGAATGCCGCCATTTTGACCGAACCATCGAACCTTACACTTAATTAACCAAAATAAACAGGAAAGGAACCCCAAATTCTGCCCAATGTGTCTCATGTACATGCAGCCATGTTTTAAGCATTAAAGTTGGGTTAACTTAAGGCCGAATTGGCTGTTGAACTTGGAGGGCTAGAAAGCCTGTAACACAACAACTTTCCCCCAAATTAACCCCTAAAATATTACCCTGCCGCATGCACACGGAAGACACTGTCAAAACCAAGGGCCCTACAACTCTACAAAAAAATAAGATATAGGCATGAAAGCACAACGAAATGGCATGGCTGAGAGGACGCGGGGTATAAAGAAATACAAATGTAAACTTACATACAGAACAAGGCGTGGCTACTCTACACATCATCACCAAGTAGAGGCAGGCATATGTAACCACATGAAAACCTCGCCATGAAAACACTGACTTACAGTTCAGACATGATGCTCCCACTCTGGTGCCCCAGTCACAAGTCCTCAATGTGAATCTGTGCACAGTGATTTTGTACTAAAACTAAAGTCAGCTGATGGTGGATTCAAAAGCACTTATATAAATCACAAAGCATGGGAAATGAAAAGAGGCTCTTTAAACTTTCTTAGACCCAGGtaaacacaatgtacattgtataagaAAGAACACTAAAGGATCAGCTAGTGAATGAAAGTACAGTAGTTTACAGCAACAAAAAGGACTTAACAAAGCATGACTCCCTCTGGGGCGTGGCATAGTACATTCTTGCACCCTAACCAATGTTgttgtgcaagtctcgcgcggatttgaactttcgggaccattgtggtcccaaccttatggagttttacgttggggagattttgtttcgtccattactttagtttaatgtagtttatgaccataaaaatgacatatgttgttaaaaatgtaatacttattaacatcatatataaaagtaaaaataaagtcatcaTAATAACgcagaaaaaccgatatttaaacttgacctcaggtcaggttatttggtaaaaattaagaatttgtgcccatctccgatcacgaaacttacgagacgcttgttttggtcgcgcggggtgaaaagcc
It encodes:
- the LOC139936706 gene encoding N(4)-(Beta-N-acetylglucosaminyl)-L-asparaginase-like, encoding MHYLNYSSLYFFLTITSITILTMTSPGSAACSGCSTRTTKSDKSSILPLVINTWPFTNATAKAWSVITSGGSSLDAVEQGCTVCEEQQTDGSVGFGNHPDENGETTLDAMIMDGVTHDVGSVGCLRRVKSAISVARAVMNYTKHTLLVGELATQFAKEMGFKEETLSTNTSIEDWKQWKAKECQPNFRQNVVPDSDSSCGPYVPATGKSLKQQPRYNMEVNQGNHDTIGMIVIDKAGNVAGGTTTNGANHKVPGRVGDSPITGSGCYVDNDVGGAAATGDGDVMMRFLPSLRAVDNMNRGMSPSSACEQALAPIIKFYPDFSGAVVAANKKGVYGAACYGFPSFHYSIYHPALHAPQVAEVSCMKKVK